GCCTGTCAAAACCGGGGAAGTATACTAAAAGTTCAGCAAATCACCAACAATGGACAGAAAACAGCGACAATTCTGAAAATCGGGACGAAGAGAGTAAAATTATGACAGGTGAATTTAGATATAGTAGTGATGGAATAGTGTATGTCGAACACACCAATGGGACATTAGAGAAGACATCAAGTCCAACGATGGTAGATCCTAATTATGATATCACATACATGAAAGTTGACGAGGGAAGCCATCTTACTATGACTGACAGGGAACTAGGCGGGAATTCCGCTGATGCGAACGTATCGCCGAGTAACCTTGACACCTCCGATATCAGGACAGGTAATGGAACACCCCTCGAAGCATTGTCTACTGATAATATACCTCATAAACTGCCTGTAAATAGAGCACTGCCGTTCTCTATCACTTTGGACAAGTCGTTATCGAGATCCAgttctggttctggttctgACTCATTCATGTTTGACTCGGTCAAAGATAATAGTGAACAGTTTGAAACTGAACCAGCTGACGAACTTGACTCATTTCTTCTGAACTCAGAGAGATGTGAACCGAGCAATAATCAAATAATCGAACACGAAACCAGTAAGGATGAAAATGGCGGTAACCACataccaacaacaacaacagcagcaacaacaacaacaacaacagtagcaACAACAGACCAATCGAACTTTATCCAGAAAGAAATATCAACTTTAACACCACAGGATAAAATAAACTTAGATAGTAGAAATCTTGACGATCCGAGTGACAGAAGTGGCCATCCAGGAGATGAAAACAAAACGTCGGTTTTTCAAAAAGAGGAAAGGGTCTCTGTGTTTGATGGAAAGAACAGCAGTGGTTTAATTAGTTTTATGACAATGGAGAAAACAGAAGAACGGAATACAGACATGACAAATGAAACAGGGGCGAAATATTCAGATTCACTGGAGAAAACACGCATCATGAATACAACAGTCGAATCAGCACATGTTGTCATAGGAACGAACAATATTAATGAGAGGTATCTAAAAGATAATAGTGTGGAGAATGATAGCGGTATAACCACATACACCAATATACTTTATCGTGGCAGCAACGATCATAGAGAACTGCAATCCATTGATAATGTTGCCATAGTTACTGGTGAGGAGACGAACGTGTTGAATTCACGAAGAGAAACGGGAAAGCCAAACCAGAAGTTGCGAATTGAGAGCGATGCGTTGAAATCGCTGCAAGGTTGTTATTCCGATGAAGGAAGTTCATtcgacaaacaaaacaaattttcaCGAAAAGGAGATAATGTAGCAATGCAAGAACAAATCATAAATTGTGAGGATGGTGGTATTATCATTACTGATCAGTTAGATTCACAACTTGGGAATCAGTTATCAAACAGTGGTGCCGTCTCTCAAAACGCTACAGCCGAAATAAGAAAGGAAGACCAATGGACCTCTGAAGAAATGGGAGAGGAAGACATTCTTGAAAAACGTACAGTACATGAAATGCATACACAACAAAACTTAGAAGCAGCTATGATAGTGGAGTTACCTCCCATTAACAACGTTACCAATGTGGTCTGTGATCACTTTGCTACTGAAAACTTGGACAAACACTCAAACACAGTAACTGGACGATATAGTTTTCCTGAAACTGAAAAAGTAGTCACACAAGATAATGTTGATTCGTCGTCCGAACCACTAAGTAGTTTACCCAGCATTCTCAAAATTTCAGAGACTGAACCTAGCACTGTAATCAAAACACCATATTCGGAAGATGACGAAATAGAAGGGATGCTTCATTCAGATGAGTACTCAAAAGCCATGTTTGTCTTGCAAAGTCTTTCAAAGGATAAACTCGACAATATTGATTTAAATCAAGACATAGACTATGACAGTGAAACTGTTTTAAAGAGTACAGGAAAGGAAATTGATGGCGTAGTAACTATGGGAGATACAGAAACGGAAATGGATGCTGATGAGCTACTGCATGCTGTATATTTATCAACGCAAGACCAGCTAGTGAGACATGATCCTGTGTCTGTGTGTTCGGGAGATAGTGCAGACCGCGAGTTTGAAGATGACAGCAGTGGACCAGTTTCTGTACTGACCACACAAACAGCAGCAGAAGCTAACAACGACGAAGCTAATCAAGAAAAACATAACTATGCAATAGTTTCAAAGAATATAGGTTCTGATGACAATGAACTTCGCAAAGAGAAAAACAGTACAACTTTTGATAAACTTTGGATGGGAGAAGAAAATCGCTCTGGTgataatataacattacaaatatttgaacaacCGGCAGCAGTACTTGAACCTGACGACCAGACAAACAATAACGTTCCTTTAGACAGTGATGCAAGGTTGGAACATGAAAGACAACACATTCACGAAGAGAGTGTTGAAGATGACGTCAGTAAAGGGGCGAGAAATGAGCCAATTCGGTTTGATAATCATGACAGCGAATCGTCACAATGGCAGCgaaaattaaaaatgcaaacgCTTGCCCCTGTTGATATTCCACCAGAGACTGACATGAATCAGCAACACAAAACAACAGACAGCGAGAACAATCCGGATGACGTCAACCACAAAGTCCACACTATAACATCAGATAACGCGAAATTACAGGAAAATCGCCCGATAACATACCCAATTATTGATGGACAGTCAGAAGTGATCAATGTCATTGACACAGACGTAAAGGTATGCTTGCCAGTTTCAACTTTGGATGGGTTATCAAACATAGATCCTAACAATGAAAGTAACGATGAAGAGAAGATGTCGTGCGCAACACTTGATGCTGATGACATTGAAGAAGACATGTGTCCGAAAGAAGACATTTACAAGTACAATACTAATCAAGATAAACACGACTGTGCAATGACTCCTAGGGTGGATGCAAGTACTAATACAGATTTGACCGTTTACACTGATTCTGAGATGATTTCGAAACACTTTAAATTGGATACTGAAAACCAGGGAAACAATAAAACTGATGTGAATGATGAAGGCGACATTGTGGCTGAAATAGAAAACGAAAATACAGGCAAACAAACAGTTCTTAAAACTTCAGCAAATACTAGGAATGATGTCCAACTAGTTGATAGTGAAAGCCAATGTGAAATCGAACGTAGTGGAGATAGTACTGTGATTATAACACGTGATGGAAATGTTCAAAACTATGATCAAAATGACAAGGGTTTACAATGCGATTTACAAGACATTATGCATACAAGTGCCATTACGAGTACATATTCTAAAACGACAGAGGACAACGttaacgacgacgacgacgacgacgacgagaACCACTTTATCGCTGACAACATCAGATGTACTTCTACAGATGAAGTTTTTGAAAAGACAAGCCTCTACGTcgaaaccacagacaaggcagtTGATGCTAACGGACGAGTTACTCGAAAAGACAGTTCCACCACTACACGTGAAAACGTTGCCACGGAAACTAACTTTCGTTCAATTAGCACAGACAAAGTGTTTGCTGTGTTGGATATGCTAGACAACGATAGGGTCGTGTCAGAAATCCAAAAAGATTCCAAGCAGACGATGACGGACCCTgaagttgtcatgacaactaaAACAACCATGGTGTGTCAAGATTGTCTCGCTGCAAGACAAGAGGAGGTGCAAAATAAATTTGGCAATGGTGGAATAAAGTCCACGGATGTGATCAGAACCATATCAGAATTTCAATTGAGGAAGAGCGTACCTGTATACAAAGTGAAGGAGGCTGCAAAACGATCTGGAAATATACCGTTTTTACATGGTAAACTTGATATCGGTGTTCATCCTCCAATTATCGAAACACATCCTTGTAGCAGTTCTCCTACCAAGGTCAAGGACTTTCATTTTCACCCGCAGCTACCACTGATTAAAGAAAGTGTAGTTGATGACTCTAATAACCAATATAATGATGCAGAAGTTGCAGATATTACTGAACATGCCCCTTTCTTCAAACGGATATCAGAAAGTAGTTCTCCCGGGGGTGATGTCAATAATCTTCCTGACAGTAACGGTGAATATGTCGATCTTGAGAAAGATGTTACCTTTCAAGAAGACACCCTCCTCGCAAAAAAATCGGACAAGACAGTACAAGATAAGAGGCACAGCATCGAATCGGAATACCCAGCAATATTCGAAGATTCTGATGAATTTGAATCCCAAGAAAGTTCTACACCCACTGAAGACATCTATTCGCATGAAGACCAGCGTGGTGATAATTTTGTACAAATCTACGATTCTGAGGGGGTGATTGAATTTCTCACACCAATCGCCGAGGAAACTGACGAATGCGATTTGGACGAGTCTGGAAGTGAGGACAGCATGGAGAATGATCAGGATGAAACAAGTTCAAATGAGCTACAAGAGAAGTTGGCAGATCCTGATGACGAAAAGCATACAGCAATATATGAGAACACTACCAAGACGTCAATCTTGAATGAAGGATTCCACACTGAACACGACTTGACCGGAACTGGTTCTAATTGTACTAATTCTCCACAATTAGACGATAGCAGCAAAGTCGTACATAGTGGAAATACATTAGGTGAAGACGCAGTAAAATTGAACTTGGGTGACCTTGAAAAAATTTCGATATCAGAAACTAGGAGCAAGGAACAATCTGAAGAAGTTAATACTAGTGTTTCGGATACTATAGAGAATGTGTCGTCGCTACAATCAGAAGTGGTCGATGCTTCCGACTATTTGACAGGACTATCACCATCTTACAAAAATCAAAACGAAAGCGAAGAATCAAAGGATAATAACATTATGGCGGGAGAGAGCGAATTGTGTGAAGCAGACGACGTCTTTGCAGGGAAAACTGACTTGACAGCAGTTGTGTTTAAATGGACTGACAGTGGACGTTTTGTTGCTATTGCTGGTGAATTTAACCATTGGAAGGCAGAATCAATGACATATGATGACAGGTAAATTGACTTTATGTTTCCTAAAACTGCAATGAAAGTTATTAAAGCTGCTAAAAGGCAATTGCTTGAATCAGTTTAGATAATCACAATGGATGCAAGTAAAGCGTCCTAAAACATTCCAAGTGTGGCTGGAACCAAACATCAACACTAAAACTTGTGTGAtcttacattttgaaaaaaaaaatattgaggcgccttttcaagtttttttgaCTGTTAATTTTAGACCTGGCAATATAGAGACTTGTTGATCCACTATTCCATTCATTTTCAGTGGAAGAATCTGATCAACAAGATTAGTAACCCTGTATGTCCTTAATATTCTATCCAAAAACTAATAGTAGCAGTAGATTTTGGATAACGCTATATGTTTGGACCCAATTTCTTCCCAAGTCTTGAATTTTAGTCAACGTCTGTTACAATTATATAGATATTGAGAGACTTTGGGTGGGGTCACAGTTAGGGGTTACAGTTGGGGTTTAAATGTTTCAATTATCTGGTAATGTAGGTGGGTGTAACCCAATCTATGACTagtcttttgttttattttgaaattaactttATGATAAAAGGTTTTTAGTTCATTGCCTCATTGCCAGATGAAGACGGCTGTTAGTCGTCAAAATATTGGAAGACCCTGATATTttgttgattgatgaaattaagttttgttgagaattcaagacagtgaatgaaactatttgaaCATAAAAGGTTGTATTTTTAACTGCTGATACTAGTAATTATCAGTTGTATCTCGTCATTTCTAAATCAATTTATGTGCTAATATAATGACATGCAAGAAATATTCTACTTATTCTAACAGTCAAATCAGAAAATATGCATCTgaatcatattttcaaattactgtgaactacaaaatttcatttttgatattatatttttgtaactttACTTTCAATTTACAGAAGGCTATTATGATCTTTAGGAgtaataaacacacaaacaaacaacaatcaatcaatcaatcaatcaatcaaccaacaaataaacagttctgtTGATTTAGAAAGCTTATTGCAAGCAACTATTCCAGTTAAAAATAACTAtaagtgagatttcatttttatattacaATCTAAAGAAATCAATGTATATTGAAAGAAATGTTGTCCCAGTTACTGTTAAGTTAcattcatattttgtaaaaatcttTTAATAATTTACAAGTGTTTATTCATTATTATCGATTGCTTTGTATCAAAACCGAGCACATCTGTGTGTATTACATACTGGATTAATCATAGCACATTTAATTGTCCATCAGTATATCCCAAACATATAGTAACAGTAGATTTTGAATAACCATTTTTGCATCTAATTTCTTCCAAAGTCTTGAATTATTTAATTTCTTCCAAAGTCTTGAATTATCAGTTCAAGTGAGGATTTAGGAGAGATAACCAGATGTGTGGCAGAACAAGAAAAGTTAGTCTAGAACAAAAAAATGACCCAAGGCTTATTCAATCTTTACAACAAAACACCAGTAATTAATATAAGAACACGTGCTTAATTAGTATTGAAAACACAACTTCTGCAGTGAGGTCACCCCTATCCTTAAGCATTGCCCATGTTAAGTCTATGGAAAATTGGTTTCAAATAGAAATCTTCACTATTATCCACTTTTATGGGATTGAATTCAATACGTCTTTAAATACCATTGAACGTATATGCAGGCACATACAATGTTTTTGTTGTACCTAGCCAGTCTTTATTTGTGTAACTCTATTATTTAGACAATTGTGGGGAGTTTATTTTAATGTCAGTGCTAAGAGCGAACGATTGATACATTTGAAAGGGCTTAGCTTACGTGTGTACCTTTTCACAACAATTGTTTACAGTGGTTGAATATTAACTAGGTgtagtgttttgtttgtgtgatcAGACAGAAACATAGTTTACTACGCTCCATTGCCTTCTGACTAAAGGACAAGAAACGTACGATTTAGTGTTCTGAGCAATAATGACAGTAGTCAAAGGTCAAAGCTCGCGGAGTAAAATATTACCATGTAGCCTCACAGCAAGGGTAGAAGTTAGTGGCTAAAAAACGAGATGGCATTTGAAAAGTGCATTACATTGGTTGATAAATTGAACAAATGTTTGACAATGAATATTGAACTGTGGTAAAGAATTCACCATAGTTTCTATTCCTATCTTTCTGGTATGCCATTGCCTTTTGTAAGGGTATATTTACTCGTACTGTGTACTGCGAAACGTTTGATAAAAATTGATTTCGTGATGACATCCATATAGAGAAAATTAAGTTGAAACGAAAAACCC
This is a stretch of genomic DNA from Glandiceps talaboti chromosome 9, keGlaTala1.1, whole genome shotgun sequence. It encodes these proteins:
- the LOC144440168 gene encoding uncharacterized protein LOC144440168, with amino-acid sequence MATENGTSQRDALNHDQFIPTSSECQSASLFNEKDGDIYLYIDSTPYYAHKRVLSEVSTVFRDLFKEDVDKNGQTGDGDAMLQLTESDECLVVFPVFLRSFYYGAKSVELSTDNVIPLLILSIKYKVEPLWIRCLDWMRKYINDRKGELNIVIDWTLHGYMRCAPESQIQQLQQECANVVKSNMDDVSEKWVNLPLDCILTLLETDDLQVVDEHALYNAVEKWFLAKYQEHAQTDILQKILPLVRFDEMSPSQLSSIKDQSVLYSTHETTFADYIEGEREVSLQNGNITRQKFTTREKGRLSKPGKYTKSSANHQQWTENSDNSENRDEESKIMTGEFRYSSDGIVYVEHTNGTLEKTSSPTMVDPNYDITYMKVDEGSHLTMTDRELGGNSADANVSPSNLDTSDIRTGNGTPLEALSTDNIPHKLPVNRALPFSITLDKSLSRSSSGSGSDSFMFDSVKDNSEQFETEPADELDSFLLNSERCEPSNNQIIEHETSKDENGGNHIPTTTTAATTTTTTVATTDQSNFIQKEISTLTPQDKINLDSRNLDDPSDRSGHPGDENKTSVFQKEERVSVFDGKNSSGLISFMTMEKTEERNTDMTNETGAKYSDSLEKTRIMNTTVESAHVVIGTNNINERYLKDNSVENDSGITTYTNILYRGSNDHRELQSIDNVAIVTGEETNVLNSRRETGKPNQKLRIESDALKSLQGCYSDEGSSFDKQNKFSRKGDNVAMQEQIINCEDGGIIITDQLDSQLGNQLSNSGAVSQNATAEIRKEDQWTSEEMGEEDILEKRTVHEMHTQQNLEAAMIVELPPINNVTNVVCDHFATENLDKHSNTVTGRYSFPETEKVVTQDNVDSSSEPLSSLPSILKISETEPSTVIKTPYSEDDEIEGMLHSDEYSKAMFVLQSLSKDKLDNIDLNQDIDYDSETVLKSTGKEIDGVVTMGDTETEMDADELLHAVYLSTQDQLVRHDPVSVCSGDSADREFEDDSSGPVSVLTTQTAAEANNDEANQEKHNYAIVSKNIGSDDNELRKEKNSTTFDKLWMGEENRSGDNITLQIFEQPAAVLEPDDQTNNNVPLDSDARLEHERQHIHEESVEDDVSKGARNEPIRFDNHDSESSQWQRKLKMQTLAPVDIPPETDMNQQHKTTDSENNPDDVNHKVHTITSDNAKLQENRPITYPIIDGQSEVINVIDTDVKVCLPVSTLDGLSNIDPNNESNDEEKMSCATLDADDIEEDMCPKEDIYKYNTNQDKHDCAMTPRVDASTNTDLTVYTDSEMISKHFKLDTENQGNNKTDVNDEGDIVAEIENENTGKQTVLKTSANTRNDVQLVDSESQCEIERSGDSTVIITRDGNVQNYDQNDKGLQCDLQDIMHTSAITSTYSKTTEDNVNDDDDDDDENHFIADNIRCTSTDEVFEKTSLYVETTDKAVDANGRVTRKDSSTTTRENVATETNFRSISTDKVFAVLDMLDNDRVVSEIQKDSKQTMTDPEVVMTTKTTMVCQDCLAARQEEVQNKFGNGGIKSTDVIRTISEFQLRKSVPVYKVKEAAKRSGNIPFLHGKLDIGVHPPIIETHPCSSSPTKVKDFHFHPQLPLIKESVVDDSNNQYNDAEVADITEHAPFFKRISESSSPGGDVNNLPDSNGEYVDLEKDVTFQEDTLLAKKSDKTVQDKRHSIESEYPAIFEDSDEFESQESSTPTEDIYSHEDQRGDNFVQIYDSEGVIEFLTPIAEETDECDLDESGSEDSMENDQDETSSNELQEKLADPDDEKHTAIYENTTKTSILNEGFHTEHDLTGTGSNCTNSPQLDDSSKVVHSGNTLGEDAVKLNLGDLEKISISETRSKEQSEEVNTSVSDTIENVSSLQSEVVDASDYLTGLSPSYKNQNESEESKDNNIMAGESELCEADDVFAGKTDLTAVVFKWTDSGRFVAIAGEFNHWKAESMTYDDREKCFLKEYDLGDGEHQYKYVVDGRWRLKSDEGDIQGPFGPNHVVRIKDGKRLGDDIKCDDDEY